The Nitrospirales bacterium genome includes a window with the following:
- a CDS encoding phosphate-starvation-inducible PsiE family protein, protein MTYLQSGLSALGRSFAIDMTQFWIQGVKVILSLLILTILTALAGGTLMTFIGLQSLFTEPLEIAMRQVIVNTLLLLAIVEVLKTTLTYFSEGRVKVTFIVDTILVVMLTEVISQWFKEAHMIQWGILGGIIATLALTRVIAVQWSPTKIDDRPDSSITT, encoded by the coding sequence ATGACCTATCTTCAATCAGGCCTATCCGCATTAGGACGATCATTCGCCATCGATATGACTCAATTCTGGATCCAGGGCGTCAAAGTCATCCTCAGCCTTTTGATTCTCACGATCTTGACCGCCCTGGCAGGCGGCACACTCATGACGTTCATAGGACTCCAATCACTCTTCACCGAACCATTAGAGATTGCAATGCGGCAAGTCATCGTGAATACGCTGCTTCTCTTGGCCATCGTCGAAGTCCTGAAAACGACACTCACCTACTTTTCTGAAGGTCGGGTGAAAGTCACGTTTATCGTTGACACGATTCTCGTCGTCATGCTGACGGAAGTCATTTCACAATGGTTCAAAGAAGCGCATATGATCCAGTGGGGCATCCTCGGCGGGATCATTGCTACACTCGCACTCACTCGCGTGATAGCGGTCCAATGGTCACCCACAAAAATCGATGACCGTCCTGACTCATCCATCACGACCTAA
- a CDS encoding histidine phosphatase family protein produces the protein MRCILFRHGIAVDREEWRGHECDRPLTNGGYKKTCQAVEGLAVVSPGITHILSSPFVRALETAQIIKDVLGLKEKVQTCQALVYDHAPLQMFPILTKFPDESYLICVGHEPHLGQLAGLMIAGKCLPGLSLKKAGACAIQFQVRPIIGAGLLEWWLKPGQLRRLSRS, from the coding sequence ATGCGATGCATTTTGTTCAGACATGGGATCGCTGTTGACCGTGAAGAATGGCGTGGACATGAATGTGATCGTCCATTGACGAATGGCGGATACAAAAAAACGTGTCAAGCGGTAGAGGGCCTCGCGGTGGTATCGCCAGGCATCACGCACATACTCTCCAGCCCTTTCGTTAGGGCTCTAGAAACCGCTCAAATTATCAAGGACGTGTTAGGGTTGAAAGAAAAAGTCCAAACCTGCCAGGCACTCGTGTATGATCACGCGCCACTCCAAATGTTTCCGATCCTGACCAAATTTCCGGATGAGTCTTACCTTATCTGTGTGGGGCATGAACCGCATTTAGGGCAACTCGCGGGGTTGATGATCGCAGGAAAATGCCTTCCAGGCCTATCCCTCAAGAAGGCTGGAGCCTGTGCCATTCAATTTCAAGTAAGGCCAATAATTGGGGCAGGCCTATTGGAGTGGTGGCTGAAACCTGGTCAACTACGGCGATTAAGCCGATCATAA